One window of the Natronomonas marina genome contains the following:
- a CDS encoding branched-chain amino acid ABC transporter permease yields the protein MSDYLTSPRDRKAALGLLAVVVVVAVAFVGFGASAGHSTAALAVFGVAAVLTAGTALLIHRDSPAGWGFGLLVVGLFIWLQFWYTTFSNGQLGRELIGSLNLLTAVSVLALSVLVENRNYYWGPFVEGRGDAWKVGVGIAVAVGLIGVVYFAGATFTTDWRRLGRLALRGLGQGSLYALPTIGFVLVYKVTDVLNFAQGILIVLGAFTVVIFTDWGLSVPAALALSLVAAVALGLFLERFVFRRFVGEPALSYVLVTIALISVIGGVVEAIVGGRLYFGYPDAILLESVMLPFGFDIRGSFAIGIVASLVILAALVAFFKYTVLGAGLRAAAADQQAAVLLGISISQATKIAWVLSIAITIIGGILIGMSLGGATFNFEIIIVLIFAAAIFGGLDSLIGAYIGSIAVGTLEVLGGFYYTPIYGSGFDPVLPMLFLLGVIIVKPYGLLGTERIERL from the coding sequence ATGAGTGACTACCTGACCTCGCCACGCGACCGGAAGGCGGCGCTCGGGCTGTTGGCCGTGGTCGTCGTCGTGGCGGTAGCGTTCGTCGGGTTCGGTGCCAGCGCGGGCCACTCGACGGCCGCGTTGGCCGTGTTCGGGGTCGCCGCCGTCCTGACCGCCGGCACCGCGCTCCTCATTCACCGGGACAGCCCCGCAGGATGGGGGTTCGGCCTCCTTGTGGTCGGGCTGTTCATCTGGTTGCAGTTCTGGTATACGACCTTCAGCAACGGGCAACTGGGTCGGGAACTGATCGGGAGCCTGAACCTCCTGACGGCCGTGTCGGTGCTCGCGCTGTCGGTGCTGGTCGAGAACCGGAACTACTACTGGGGGCCGTTCGTCGAAGGACGGGGCGACGCCTGGAAGGTCGGCGTCGGCATCGCGGTGGCGGTCGGACTGATCGGCGTCGTCTACTTCGCCGGGGCGACGTTCACCACCGACTGGCGGCGGCTGGGCCGACTGGCGCTGCGAGGGCTCGGCCAGGGGTCGCTGTACGCGCTGCCGACCATCGGGTTCGTCCTCGTGTACAAGGTGACCGACGTGCTCAATTTCGCCCAGGGCATTCTCATCGTCCTCGGCGCGTTCACCGTCGTCATCTTCACCGACTGGGGGCTGTCGGTCCCGGCCGCGCTGGCGCTGTCGCTCGTGGCCGCCGTCGCCCTCGGCCTCTTCCTCGAGCGGTTCGTGTTCCGGCGCTTCGTCGGCGAACCGGCGCTATCGTACGTCCTCGTCACGATCGCCCTGATCTCCGTGATCGGGGGCGTCGTCGAGGCCATCGTCGGGGGGCGACTCTACTTCGGCTACCCCGACGCGATCCTTCTGGAGTCGGTGATGCTGCCGTTCGGGTTCGACATCCGTGGCTCCTTTGCGATCGGCATCGTCGCGTCGCTCGTCATTCTGGCCGCTCTCGTGGCCTTCTTCAAGTACACCGTGCTCGGGGCCGGGCTCCGAGCGGCCGCTGCCGACCAGCAGGCCGCGGTGCTGCTCGGCATCTCCATCTCCCAGGCGACGAAGATCGCGTGGGTTCTCTCGATTGCGATCACGATCATCGGCGGTATCCTGATCGGGATGTCGCTCGGCGGTGCGACGTTCAACTTCGAGATCATCATCGTGCTGATCTTCGCGGCCGCGATCTTCGGCGGTCTGGACAGCCTCATCGGCGCCTACATCGGGAGCATCGCCGTCGGGACGCTGGAGGTCCTGGGGGGGTTCTACTACACCCCCATCTACGGATCGGGGTTCGACCCGGTCCTGCCGATGCTGTTCCTGCTGGGCGTTATCATCGTGAAACCGTACGGACTGCTGGGAACGGAGCGGATCGAACGACTATGA
- a CDS encoding AMP-binding protein, producing the protein MTGSTGRELESDQESTLPIVDRTDAPEGALEVEDAVLLGTLLENGRDHPDEVALRWKHHGIWTEVTWSEYLDRVRFCTLGLEDLGFGDGDVLFTIGYNRPQQLWSWFAAQALGGIPAPNYSEMLPDDIATQINLTEARVAFAEDQEMVDKILASKDDLPSLEAIVYRDQKGMFRYDEPDLELIAYETLEDRGRELATGGISDFEERVATLEPTDTIMLAPTSGTTGTPKRTRLTNRNFINVARSFLEVDPLEAGSDYFSVLPMPWIGEQVQLMAMAPYERWVVNFAEEEETTTEDFREIGPEFFLASPAMYEEFVADVKAQIENTTRFKRFVYETAMDIGHRYASYVSGENSDEEVPTTLRGLHWLSYWVAYRPILDKLGLKQVDNIYTGGAPLGEEHFQFYHALGLEIKQAWGQTEACAYVTVHREGDVRMDTAGQPLPNIEVGELDTGELVVRGPTTTPGYYRQPDKTEETIEDGWIHTDDFGTITDDGHVKILDRMDDVIEMVDGTTVAPVGIETRLKFNPYIKEAMVIGDDRPNLTAILNIRYDNVAEWADQNDIQYSGYSELSQHPAVTDLLEGIVRETNAEQEVTIDRFVSLFKEFNPDDGEITQTRKLRREPIKERYDTLIEALYSDRTEVEMTLTITYSDGRQEEQTETMAITTVGEGTDE; encoded by the coding sequence ATGACCGGCTCGACCGGCCGCGAACTCGAGAGCGACCAGGAGAGTACGCTCCCGATCGTCGACCGGACGGACGCCCCCGAGGGAGCCCTCGAAGTGGAGGACGCCGTCCTGCTGGGGACGCTGCTGGAGAACGGACGGGACCACCCCGACGAGGTCGCGCTCCGCTGGAAACACCACGGCATCTGGACCGAGGTGACCTGGTCGGAGTACCTCGACCGGGTCCGGTTCTGCACGCTCGGGCTCGAAGATCTCGGGTTCGGCGACGGCGACGTGCTGTTTACCATCGGGTACAATCGGCCCCAGCAGCTGTGGTCGTGGTTCGCCGCCCAGGCGCTCGGCGGTATCCCGGCGCCGAACTACTCCGAGATGCTGCCGGACGACATAGCGACGCAGATCAACCTCACCGAGGCCCGGGTCGCCTTCGCGGAGGACCAGGAGATGGTCGACAAGATACTCGCCTCGAAGGACGACCTCCCGTCGCTGGAGGCCATCGTCTACCGCGACCAGAAGGGGATGTTCCGGTACGACGAGCCGGACCTGGAGCTGATCGCCTACGAGACCCTCGAGGACCGCGGTCGGGAGCTCGCAACCGGCGGCATCTCGGACTTCGAGGAGCGCGTCGCAACCCTCGAGCCGACCGACACGATCATGCTGGCTCCGACCTCGGGGACGACCGGCACGCCGAAGCGAACGCGGCTGACGAACCGCAACTTCATCAACGTCGCCCGCTCGTTCCTCGAGGTGGATCCCCTCGAGGCGGGCAGCGACTACTTCTCGGTGCTGCCCATGCCCTGGATCGGCGAACAGGTCCAGCTGATGGCGATGGCGCCCTACGAACGGTGGGTCGTCAACTTCGCCGAGGAGGAGGAGACGACGACCGAGGACTTCCGGGAGATCGGCCCGGAGTTCTTCCTCGCGTCGCCGGCGATGTACGAGGAGTTCGTCGCCGACGTGAAAGCCCAGATAGAGAACACGACCCGGTTCAAACGGTTCGTCTACGAGACGGCGATGGACATCGGTCACCGCTACGCCTCCTACGTCAGCGGCGAGAACAGCGACGAGGAGGTTCCGACGACCCTGCGGGGTCTCCACTGGCTGTCCTACTGGGTCGCCTACCGGCCGATCCTCGACAAGCTCGGCCTCAAGCAGGTGGACAACATCTACACCGGCGGCGCGCCGCTGGGAGAGGAGCACTTCCAGTTCTACCACGCACTCGGCCTGGAGATCAAGCAGGCGTGGGGCCAGACGGAGGCGTGTGCGTACGTGACGGTCCACCGCGAGGGCGACGTCCGGATGGACACCGCCGGACAGCCGCTTCCCAACATCGAGGTCGGGGAGCTGGACACCGGCGAACTCGTCGTCCGCGGGCCGACGACGACGCCGGGCTACTACCGACAGCCCGACAAGACCGAAGAGACAATCGAGGACGGCTGGATCCACACCGACGACTTCGGGACGATCACGGACGACGGACACGTCAAGATCCTCGACCGGATGGACGACGTCATCGAGATGGTCGACGGGACGACGGTCGCGCCGGTCGGCATCGAAACCCGGCTGAAGTTCAACCCGTACATCAAGGAGGCGATGGTCATCGGCGACGACCGGCCCAACCTGACGGCGATCCTGAACATCAGATACGACAACGTCGCCGAGTGGGCCGACCAAAACGACATCCAGTACAGCGGTTACAGCGAGCTCTCACAGCACCCGGCGGTGACCGACCTCCTCGAGGGCATCGTCCGGGAGACCAACGCGGAACAGGAGGTGACCATCGACCGGTTCGTCTCGCTGTTCAAGGAGTTCAACCCCGACGACGGCGAGATAACCCAGACCCGGAAACTGCGCCGGGAGCCGATCAAGGAACGGTACGACACGCTGATCGAGGCGCTGTACTCGGACCGAACGGAGGTCGAGATGACCCTGACGATCACCTACAGCGACGGCAGACAGGAGGAACAGACGGAGACGATGGCGATCACGACCGTCGGGGAGGGTACCGATGAGTGA
- a CDS encoding ABC transporter ATP-binding protein, whose translation MSALSCDGLKLSYGSVLAVDDVSFSIEENEWVSIVGPNGAGKTSLLNLLNGFNEPDEGRIYLQDDDITLLPPWKRARRGLGRTFQQGELFEDEDAVENMLTIRGLTRPVRLWEALLWVGPGRRKEAENVRAVEEMIDYLELWEYRHDPVGSLPLGIQKRISLGRSLMLDPDVILLDEIMSGLTFDEKYDMVRFISDLWEQEGLTIIMIEHDLQVVTSVSERIVALNEGRVIADGPPETVANDPHVKEVYTG comes from the coding sequence GTGTCGGCACTATCGTGTGACGGGCTCAAGCTGTCGTACGGTTCGGTTCTGGCTGTCGACGACGTGTCGTTCTCCATCGAGGAAAACGAGTGGGTGTCGATCGTCGGGCCGAACGGCGCGGGCAAGACGAGCCTGCTGAACCTCCTCAACGGGTTCAACGAGCCCGACGAGGGGCGCATCTACCTCCAGGACGACGACATCACCCTCCTGCCGCCGTGGAAGCGGGCCAGGCGGGGGCTCGGCCGGACGTTCCAGCAGGGCGAACTGTTCGAAGACGAGGACGCCGTCGAGAACATGCTCACCATCCGGGGACTCACACGGCCGGTCCGGCTCTGGGAGGCGCTGCTGTGGGTCGGTCCCGGTCGCCGCAAGGAAGCGGAGAACGTCCGGGCGGTCGAGGAGATGATCGACTACCTCGAGCTGTGGGAGTACCGACACGATCCGGTCGGATCGCTCCCGCTCGGCATCCAGAAACGCATCAGCCTCGGCCGTTCGCTGATGCTCGACCCCGACGTCATCCTGCTCGACGAGATCATGAGCGGGCTCACCTTCGACGAGAAATACGACATGGTCCGGTTCATAAGCGACCTCTGGGAACAGGAGGGACTGACGATCATCATGATCGAACACGACCTGCAGGTGGTCACGAGCGTCTCCGAGCGCATCGTCGCGCTCAACGAGGGACGGGTGATCGCGGACGGCCCGCCGGAGACGGTCGCAAACGACCCCCACGTCAAGGAGGTGTACACCGGATGA